Within Hydra vulgaris chromosome 02, alternate assembly HydraT2T_AEP, the genomic segment ataactCAAGTTTTTGTAGATTTGAAGCTTTCATAGTTATCTCGTATTTCattgtattttgatatttatataaatccTAATTTATTCCATggaaatattattttctaatatattttgtcaaactattttttagaaCAATCAAAAATTCACATCGTGTAAAGGGGTTTGGTGACAAGAAAATGCGTCTTCTAACTCCTgcttttgtattaattttaaattaccactttagtaaatgaaaataaattgtttaaaaatctatatgtatgaaattgtaaatatatactttagaATGCATAATACTTATACATATATGCACGCACCTAATTATATACactcttttaattttacactttcttttgttaaaattcatattttatcaCCTTATGTTCGCTtaccaaaaactaaatttatgaaatctaaattaaaattaaatttaggaCTTTCAGAATCTGGTGGAGGAGGGGACGGATTGACTTTCTTCAATTCCATAATAAGTTTTTAGACTTTGTTCAAATTCATTGATGTgtaacaaaacaacaatttataacgtcaaatttgttaataatactttttaaatacaaactgtataattattataattaaatttttattttatctcgaATATAATAGCAATcttgcaaataattttaaagttttaaattagaaataacaaTTTGTTCCAAATCTAGTAACTCCGCAAGGCATAGGttgcccataaaaaggcctgaCTTGGGAGAAATGTCTGATGCTTGCCATCTCATGCACTGATTCTCCATGATCGTCTGGaacctaaataaaaacttatattagtGACATTgaatttaagaaaagaaaaagcaaaGTAGTagatatatacaaaatatatttacaaaaattccaagacagcaataataaaatttatgcgaATTTACTTGTATTCGAATCGCAGGTCCAATATTTAATTGTCTGTTTGCATAATATAACGGGAGAGCATTCATAATTGCATGCACGTGTTCTTCACGTCTAAAAGTGACAAAGCCATAGCCTGgtaaacaagattaaaaatgtataaagtttcaaaaaaaaaaaaattgtttgtaaaaaatgtataatatacatttaatattagcgattttttaaattattttgaaatctttgtGCCAGAAAAACCTTCGATAGTTATAAAACTTTGGTTTCAAAACGTTTTGCGAGAAAAGATTTGAAAAGCAAAACtattaattgcttttaaaacgTCTGTTTCGAAAGCAATTAGACATTTCAGGTTACGAAATTATTTTACTCGTttatgtttaatagtttttgttataGATATTTAATACAGGTgttgttaagaataaattacCTTTTGAAACTCCACCAGAGATTACTACCTTAGAGTCAAGGACTTCCCCAAAACgttcaaaatattttgcgaCGTTAAATGCGCTcgtctaaaacaaaacaaagtaaAGATTATTACGTTAAATTTAGATTATTacgttaaattaaaattattagttcaAAAATGATAACTGAAAATAAAGTATTACATTTTTTGGTAAGCCACCTACgaaaattctgtttttaaatatataaccaTTAATGTAGCTATTTTCATCCTACatggtaataaaataatttataattgaaacctactaatattatttttttaatcttatattaTAAGGTGTCCAGGAGAAAAATTTACCATTTCTGAAGATTGCTCCGATCGCCGGTTCGTTCTTTTCTCGAATGATATTACATTATATTAGCGCctaacttttataaacttgaTCTTCTTCGTAGGGTTCTTAACCATTCGAGTTGTctcaatcatttaaaaatagtttaactctCCGACTaagatattatgtttttaattcagATTTATTATTAcgcaaaaccttttttttcttttttcttttttgcaacaaacaattgtcaaaaaaacaacatcgcTAAAATGTTGTTCGACACAAGTAGATGgccatttgtttttgttttttgtagccTTTTTTAGagaagtaaaaataactttagtaGGGGGTGATGATATTCATTATATGATgattcttaaattaaattttgagaaatcTAAAAGCATTCTGAGGggaaaaaaaacagaaaaaattacaCTTTGTAATGCACTAAATATTAACATAGAAACCTCTAACGTAAGGAATTATTCGAATagattacatatattaaaaaaattatagattaaaataaattctttactatttattttatttataaagttgagaTATGACAGTTCGCGTAAGTAAATTTATTGCGCgcgcgttaaaaaaaaaaaaaattgaaataacttttGTCTGCTATTATCGTCAAATATTGAAGTGTTTCAGTGGTTTtgatattgtaaatttaaaatgtttttatgcattgctttttgatagtttttaacttaacttaaaatctataataatttaaacGAATATGCTTTTACCAATCTTACCAAATTGAATAGTTATATACCTGGTATTGCAGGTagcttaaaaagtattttaacaaaAGCACAATAAGACTGGCGTCGTTGTTGAATagaatttatcaataaaatttttagtttacaatgaATTCGGAAAGAATAATTTCGGCGTAAAGAATTCGGAAAGAATAATTTCAGCGCATTTGAAAAGACCAAGTTCGTTGACATTCTTTGTAAAAGAATCAGGTCTTTcgaaagatttacaaaaaatttagaaagacCGAATTCTTTGTAAAccaaattaacaatttaaacatttaaacaaatttaaatacttaatcaCCATAATTTGAGCCAATTACAACTTGAGATtgaatttatcaaatatttttatctaaaaagtgtcgctttttataaaaacaaactaaaacttATGCGTAACAATGATGTAagcataatatataaaaatatatagttaacaatttatattgtatatcaataaatacattagtaataaatatttttatgataaagatttctatgttaaaaattttatttaaaaaaaaatatttggttagATTTAGGAATGCATCGAcgaaatagtttatatttttaattggggattttattcaagtttgatttttataacggaatgaaatttttattttgaaaaaatttgatgaatTCAAAGCGATTACAAACTACTCCCTCGAGTTTTGAGAACGTTTAAGTCCGTCGCgacattttactaataaaaaagaatttgtcgaattagaatattttaaaaagcgtttttgaaaaatagtttagtGCATTCCTAATTGGaatgtttttgaagaaaaaatagtttggGAATTAAAAATCGTtgataatttgtattaaaaaaatcataaagatGCATTTAGGCAGTTGGGGTGCAGTAATTAGAGTATTGACCTCAAAATCAAGAAATGCGAGGTTTGGTGCTCTTTGACAAAACCGCAAGGTCTTCTAGGATCGTCTTAATAAccctgaaaagaaaaaatatatagggCAAGATACcgtatacttaataaaataactcgCCGTCCTTAATCTAGTTTTTGTCACACGATCTTGTTAAGCATATGtactataaaaactaattaatgttTCCTCAAATCATGACTTTAAAAATGCACATTCTTTAATACCATAACTGCCGCAACCATAATAtcataaattattgtttataaaagaagaagaaataaaTGTAGTTttgaaatgtaatttttaaaactattaaattataaaattgaactcATGTAATTTAAATCTACAAGAGGGCCTCAAAATAAGTTCAATTTAGAAGAGTTTTCGAATTATAGAAGTTAAATCCTTAGGAGGCAATAAGGTTTAAATCCTGAGGAGGCAAACGATTTTATTCAGTTTATGTAATCTTTAAATGAATAATAGGAGTTCGAATTACATGAGTTCaactgtttatttaattaaagtctATGCAAAGTACCCCTTACTAGTCTGTTCATtgtcataataaatttattacaacaaaaaatgtcaaacaaaatagtttaactcataataaaaataatgacttGGCTacataaggtttttttttttttatttgccatcGAAAGTTACGCGAATAAgatgtgtttttatttaaattgaaaaaatggaaataacaataaaaaaacatagaaaaaacaatCACAATTAAACTGGacgaacataaaaaaaaataggggAGAGGGTGTATGAAAGAGCCAGTTTTAAAATGGCGTGAAAAAAACTCTAttgtgataactttttttttttaatttaaattcaataattacattaatgggtaatattttaaaactaaaataaatcgGATAACAATGCTAATAATCTATCATAcacctgtttttaaaaaaaaagaaaacagctCTTTCATAACATTGTGTCAATGAAAGAGCCACCTCTGTGCCATGAATAAgctgtaacttttttttgaacactATCAAgtcttttagaaatattaaactGTTAAATAGACTTCTAAAAATCAGATTgtacttaaagttttataactctATGATAACacaggtcaacaaaaaaaatttttttttctggtgccgagcaaacaatttgttttttgtatagcatttctcattttgatttcaaatatgcaactcTTTTTTTACCATcaggtcaagttgtaaagatatttagGTTCAAATCTTAAGTATTTAGGGTAAAGTCTAATATtgtcgaaaaaaaagttattcaaaagtatgtcaacctgggtctcaaaagaagcgtattttcatagagattttaaaaatgttattcatttgtaataaaaataagtattttgtgtatttttggTGAATAACATtctgttgacttttttttaagagtctttagcattttttcacataatttttttgtcaataaattttaaggaaaaatatttatgtgttctaaaatctctatgaaaatacgcttcttttgagacccaggttgacatacttttgaataacttttttttcgacaATATTAGGGACTTTACCCTAAATACTTAAGATTTGAACctaaatatctttacaacttgacctgatggtaaaaaaaagagttacaTATTTGAAATCATAATGAGAAATgctatacaaaaaacaaattgtttgctcggcaccagaaaaaaattttttttttgttgacctgtgtaatcaatgataaaacaaatgataaaacagctttaataatagtttcacaaattattcaaaatcaagaactacaaaatcaaaaactacaaaaacatCAGAAACATTTTTGGCAGAAGAAGTTAATGACACCTTTGAAGCCGCAAGATTCATGTGTCCATCATTCACATAACTTGCACTGGTACCATTCTTCGTTGGTCTTAGCATATTATCCATTACATGCAATACAATGATTTTTATCATCCTTATCACAAacattctgtttttttatttctcataaATCTATTTTATCATTGAAGCTTGCATCATTGTGCAACGATATGGTACCACTAGGATCAATGGaatcatacttttttattgtatatttttttgttttaaacttcttaataacactttttctaggatttttttttgtttctttctcttcaattttatttttctcaggAGTGTCTGTGATTATAGCAGAGGCCATTTTACGATCCttagattttaaattgtttctagGTCCTGATTTTAAATAAGGCCTTACAATTTCAGGAATAACAACTtctcttaataataaaaaatattaaatgagaaTGAGAATAAcgaaataacataataatataataaatacataatagaatataaaaaaatgaatcaaacaatacaaaaatagttttaaaaaattatttaaactttaaaaaaaataaatgacttttttagaactttgacttttaaaaattgtattaaatattattttaaatttaaacggAGCTatgttttacaacttttaacaCATTAAAACAACTAATTTCGATAGAATAAGCTCAATGAAGCATTACGAAAAATATATGAAGTCGTTAAAGCGCAAAACgattatttagtataaaaaaaaggtaaataaaaaagtcgGCTTATTCGTAGCATAAACAGTCGgctctttcaaaaaattgtgtgGTTAAATATATAAccttaaattaaacaattttgacAAAAGctttaatctaatattttttgtgtaaatgaagggcaaatatatatataagaatgcAGCATGtttcttttatcaaataaaaaattacactaatcttaaaaataagtaagtaaactacaaaaaattacttttcattttcaaaatctttagaGCTCCCCTACGACGCTATTTATTTTAGTAGAACTGTACATTTTTTGTGGGTTTCAGGTACCCAGTGTTGCCTCACAAAGAGTTAAATACAATAACGATTGGATGCTAGCAGAGGCGTAGAAAGAATTTTTTGGTGTTAAAGATAggtaacttccagacatggagcaaactccaaacatttacatgtttatacttatgtcaaataatgagggtttgcaaaaaattgcgattattggaggctgggaacaaaaaagccgaAAAGATTTCgcccccctgccccaaacgtgagagcaacaagttgatgaagtattttttgtactattcttaactagactttattcatcgataaattttaagtttcatagtattatctattagcgtttaaaaattattatcatataaaatttgcaaccccctcaaattgaggggggtttaaactttatatggtcataatttttgaacgctaaaatatttcaaaatgaaatctaaaatttatcgatgaatataagtctagttaagaatagtacaaaaaatacttcatcaacttgttgctctcacgtttggggcaggggggcGAAATCTTTtcggcttttttgttcccagcctccaataatcgcaattttttgcaaaccctcattatttgacataagtataaacatataaatgtttggagtttgcttcatgtctggaagttacctatctcaaacaccaaaaaattctTTCTACGCCTCTGGATGCTAGTAAGTTAGAAATAATGGTATTGGCTCTTTCAAAACCTGGCTCTTTCAAACACACTCTCCCCTATTctcaaagaaagaaaaaagtttcataaaaaacagGAAAAACTTTTACTAGCATAATAAGTGGAAACCTTAAAATTATAACTGACAAAACTGGACATGATGGAGAAAGACATTAATGAAACaacgtaaaaataaaaagaacattaaaattaaacagcGTAAAAATTAGTCTACATTTTCAAGAAGATGCAAccttaaaaaatgaaatcaacatATTATATCTCAAAGGAAGCGGATCAACAAAGATTTTATACAAGAAACAATCACACAACGATAACGATTTTACGCCGCGAAGTgaaaatttttcacaaaaaacacgttattttcatgaaatttgctctcttatatctttttgtatAGTTAAGCAAGCGTCTTGAGGTTTTTTGCATTAATTGTTTTCACTCAACTTCT encodes:
- the LOC136076486 gene encoding protein boule-like, with amino-acid sequence MDENSYINGYIFKNRIFVGGLPKNTSAFNVAKYFERFGEVLDSKVVISGGVSKGYGFVTFRREEHVHAIMNALPLYYANRQLNIGPAIRIQVPDDHGESVHEMASIRHFSQVRPFYGQPMPCGVTRFGTNCYF